A region from the Chrysoperla carnea chromosome 4, inChrCarn1.1, whole genome shotgun sequence genome encodes:
- the LOC123298689 gene encoding probable serine/threonine-protein kinase DDB_G0282963, which produces MPRRKRMQESEMMRCESPDFDGQPPAQRNAANARERARMRVLSKAFCRLKTTLPWVPADTKLSKLDTLRLATSYIAHLRATLSADDAENNDLAANTDHHHHPLNLSWPFTFQHNVGTNASGSNNNNNNNNNNNGDTKNHHNHLRECSSPTILSEYSTSSTEHCEAFQSTMNMNNSGDNSYSINYHNNYHNNSATHYSNGHLNHDWQSSC; this is translated from the exons ATGCCCCGACGTAAACGAATGCAAGAATCAGAAATGATGCGATGTGAAAGTCCCGACTTTGATGGACAACCACCGGCACAAAGAAATGCAGCGAATGCTCGAGAACGCGCAAGAATGCGAGTTTTATCAAAAGCTTTTTGTCGTTTAAAAACTACTTTACCTTGGGTGCCAGCTGAtacaaaattaagtaaattggaTACATTACGTTTGGCTACAAGTTATATTGCACATTTACGTGCTACGCTGTCAGCGGATGATGcagaaaataatgatttagcAGCGAATACAGATCATCATCACCATCCGTTGAATTTG AGTTGGCCATTCACTTTTCAACATAATGTCGGAACAAATGCATCAGgaagtaataataacaataataataataataataataatggcgaTACAAAGAATCATCATAATCATCTTCGAGAATGTTCGTCACCAACTATTTTATCAGAATATAGTACATCAAGTACGGAACATTGTGAAGCATTTCAATCAACTATGAATATGAACAATAGTGGTGATAAtagttattcaataaattatcataataattatcataataattctGCTACTCATTATAGTAACGGTCATTTGAATCATGATTGGCAATCGTCTTGTTGA